In one Candidatus Polarisedimenticolaceae bacterium genomic region, the following are encoded:
- the atpD gene encoding F0F1 ATP synthase subunit beta: protein MAAKVGKVVQVIGPVVDVEFDENHLPAIYNAVRVVDAGKETGLPVDVICEVQQHLGENRVRTVAMEPTDGMVRGMAAEDTGEAISVPVGEATLGRVINVVGKAVDKLGDISGTERWPIHREAPPFEEQSTKTEMFETGIKVIDLLEPYMKGGKTGLFGGAGVGKTVLIMELINNVALKHGGYSVFAGVGERTREGNDLWLEMQESGVVNVQDFKKSKVALVYGQMTEPPGARLRVALTGLTVAEYFRDVKHQDVLLFIDNIFRFTQAGSEVSALLGRMPSAVGYQPTLSTEMGEMQERITSTTKGSITSVQAVYVPADDYTDPAPATTFAHLDASTNLSRQIAELGIYPAVDPLASTSRILDPRIIGDEHYNAARQVQGVLQRYKDLQDLIAILGMDELSEDDKLAVARARKIQRFFSQPFHVAEQFTGYKGKYVKIEDTIKGFKEIVDGKCDDMPEQAFLYVGTIDEAREAAEKMKATA from the coding sequence ATGGCAGCCAAGGTCGGAAAGGTCGTGCAGGTCATCGGTCCCGTCGTCGACGTCGAGTTCGACGAGAACCACCTCCCCGCGATCTACAACGCGGTGCGCGTCGTCGATGCCGGAAAGGAGACCGGCTTGCCGGTCGACGTCATCTGCGAGGTTCAGCAGCACCTCGGCGAAAACCGCGTGCGCACGGTGGCCATGGAGCCGACCGACGGGATGGTGCGCGGAATGGCGGCGGAGGACACGGGCGAGGCGATCTCGGTTCCCGTCGGCGAGGCGACGCTCGGGCGCGTCATCAACGTCGTCGGCAAGGCGGTCGACAAGCTCGGCGACATCTCCGGGACCGAGCGCTGGCCGATCCATCGCGAGGCGCCGCCGTTCGAGGAGCAGTCGACGAAGACCGAGATGTTCGAGACCGGGATCAAGGTCATCGACCTCCTCGAGCCCTACATGAAGGGCGGCAAGACAGGCCTCTTCGGCGGCGCCGGTGTCGGCAAGACGGTTCTCATCATGGAGCTCATCAACAACGTCGCCCTGAAGCACGGCGGCTATTCCGTCTTCGCGGGTGTGGGCGAGCGGACGCGCGAGGGGAACGACCTCTGGCTCGAGATGCAGGAGTCCGGCGTCGTCAACGTGCAGGACTTCAAGAAGAGCAAGGTTGCGCTCGTCTACGGCCAGATGACCGAGCCGCCCGGCGCGCGCCTGCGCGTCGCGCTCACGGGCCTGACCGTCGCCGAGTACTTCCGCGACGTGAAGCACCAGGACGTGCTCCTCTTCATCGACAACATCTTCCGCTTCACGCAGGCGGGCTCCGAGGTGTCGGCGCTCCTGGGCCGCATGCCCTCCGCCGTCGGCTACCAGCCGACCCTCTCGACCGAGATGGGCGAGATGCAGGAGCGCATCACCTCGACGACGAAGGGCTCGATCACGTCGGTGCAGGCCGTCTACGTGCCCGCCGACGACTACACCGATCCGGCGCCCGCGACGACGTTCGCGCACCTCGACGCGTCGACGAACCTCTCGCGGCAGATCGCGGAGCTCGGCATCTACCCCGCCGTCGATCCCCTGGCCTCGACCTCGCGCATCCTCGATCCCCGCATCATCGGCGACGAGCACTACAACGCCGCGCGCCAGGTGCAAGGCGTGCTCCAGCGCTACAAGGACCTCCAGGATCTCATCGCCATCCTCGGCATGGACGAGCTCTCGGAAGACGACAAGCTCGCCGTCGCGCGCGCGCGGAAGATCCAGCGGTTCTTCTCGCAGCCGTTCCACGTCGCCGAGCAGTTCACCGGCTACAAGGGCAAGTACGTCAAGATCGAGGACACGATCAAGGGCTTCAAGGAGATCGTGGACGGTAAGTGCGACGACATGCCCGAGCAGGCGTTCCTCTACGTCGGCACGATCGACGAGGCGCGCGAGGCGGCGGAGAAGATGAAGGCGACCGCGTGA
- a CDS encoding F0F1 ATP synthase subunit epsilon codes for MSEGAIDLEIVTPERKILSVENAKDVEIPGIDGYFGVLPGHAPLLTRLGVGEMSYTDDTGRHYLAAADGLVEVLPHRVTILAQICEPAREIDVERARAAKARAEASIKDVAKMTDQQMLQIEVSLKKAITRLHVAGRIRT; via the coding sequence GTGAGCGAAGGCGCGATCGACCTCGAGATCGTGACACCCGAGCGGAAGATCCTCTCGGTCGAGAACGCCAAGGACGTCGAGATCCCGGGGATCGACGGGTACTTCGGCGTGCTGCCCGGTCACGCTCCGCTCTTGACCCGCCTCGGCGTCGGCGAAATGTCCTACACCGACGACACGGGCAGGCACTACCTCGCCGCGGCCGACGGTCTGGTCGAGGTCCTGCCGCATCGGGTCACGATCCTGGCCCAAATCTGCGAGCCGGCGCGGGAGATCGACGTCGAGCGTGCGCGTGCCGCGAAAGCCCGCGCGGAGGCGAGCATCAAGGACGTCGCCAAGATGACCGATCAGCAGATGCTACAGATCGAGGTCTCCTTGAAGAAGGCGATCACGCGGCTGCACGTCGCCGGCCGCATACGCACCTAG
- a CDS encoding ABC transporter substrate-binding protein: MSRALRLAVLLASLAGCGEPARIGAIVSRSGAAAAYGEQVRRGFDLAVGEINADGGVRGRQLELLYRDDATNPDVGLSALRDLVDHEHARIVLGAVSSSVTLQLAPYCERRQVLLLSPSASAPQITSAGDFVFRTYPSDVFEAASMADFARDLGLDRVAVLAVDTDDGASLASVFGERFRASGGGVVAVLTFPEGDQAAIRDAVEALSGLNPRGVYVPALTSDLATVLTLLRSGKSHPIVLGTSTVTPDLVRLAGPASDNLVFPMPSFDPDADDPTVRAFVSAYRTRYGTPPDVYAAHAYDAVRVLATAVERAGSWEVVDVRDALLSIDHYEGVTGHMAFDRNGDIVQYPRLYVARGGRFLPYDRFIENGGSLPIPGRPSR; encoded by the coding sequence GTGAGCCGCGCGCTCCGCCTCGCCGTCTTGCTCGCGTCGCTCGCGGGCTGCGGCGAGCCTGCGCGCATCGGCGCGATCGTCTCGCGCTCGGGCGCCGCGGCCGCGTACGGCGAGCAGGTCCGCCGCGGCTTCGATCTCGCGGTCGGCGAGATCAACGCCGACGGCGGCGTCCGCGGAAGGCAGCTCGAGCTCCTCTACCGTGACGATGCGACGAACCCCGACGTCGGCCTCTCGGCGCTGCGCGACCTGGTCGATCACGAGCACGCGCGGATCGTGCTCGGCGCCGTGTCGTCGAGCGTGACGCTCCAGCTCGCCCCTTACTGCGAGCGCCGTCAGGTCCTGCTCCTCTCGCCGTCGGCGTCGGCGCCGCAGATCACCTCGGCAGGGGACTTCGTCTTCCGGACCTACCCGTCCGACGTCTTCGAGGCCGCGTCGATGGCCGACTTCGCTCGCGATCTCGGACTCGACCGCGTCGCCGTTCTCGCCGTCGACACCGACGACGGGGCCTCGCTCGCATCGGTCTTCGGCGAGCGCTTCCGCGCCTCGGGCGGCGGGGTCGTCGCGGTCCTGACCTTTCCCGAAGGCGACCAGGCGGCGATCCGCGACGCGGTCGAGGCGCTTTCGGGGTTGAACCCGCGCGGCGTCTACGTGCCGGCGCTCACGTCCGATCTGGCGACGGTGCTGACGCTCCTCCGCTCGGGAAAGTCGCACCCGATCGTCCTCGGCACGTCGACGGTCACCCCGGATCTCGTGCGTCTCGCCGGTCCGGCGTCGGACAATCTCGTGTTCCCGATGCCCAGCTTCGATCCGGACGCCGACGATCCCACCGTCCGAGCATTCGTCTCCGCCTATCGGACTCGATACGGGACGCCACCTGACGTCTACGCGGCCCACGCCTATGATGCGGTGCGCGTCTTGGCCACCGCCGTCGAGCGCGCCGGGTCCTGGGAGGTCGTCGACGTGCGCGACGCGCTCTTGAGCATCGATCACTACGAGGGCGTCACCGGGCACATGGCATTCGACCGCAACGGGGACATCGTGCAGTACCCGCGACTCTACGTCGCGAGGGGCGGACGCTTCCTCCCGTACGACCGCTTCATCGAGAACGGCGGCTCGCTCCCGATCCCGGGCAGGCCGAGCCGATGA
- a CDS encoding dolichyl-phosphate beta-glucosyltransferase: protein MRAGLSSRPFLTVLIPAYNEEARLPATMARIASYLDASGTEAEILVCDDGSKDRTAELAAASLAGRRGRVLKNAENRGKGHAVRTGILEAQGRFVLVTDADLSTPIEEHAKLAAAVRDADLDVAIGSRGLPSSDVQVRQGRVRQTMGRTFNRIIRSTTGLPFLDTQCGFKLMDRERVRPIAEKMVVDGFAFDVELLFLCRRFGLAVKEIPVTWRDAPGSKVSLVGDPVHMLLDVARIRWRFRRGLYNPEAAESAPAR from the coding sequence ATGAGAGCCGGCCTCTCCTCCCGTCCGTTCCTCACCGTCCTGATCCCCGCCTACAACGAGGAGGCCCGGCTCCCGGCGACGATGGCCCGGATCGCGAGCTACCTCGACGCCTCGGGCACCGAGGCGGAGATCCTCGTCTGCGACGACGGCTCGAAGGACCGTACGGCGGAGCTGGCGGCGGCGAGCCTCGCGGGGCGCCGGGGCCGCGTCCTCAAGAACGCCGAGAACCGCGGCAAGGGACACGCGGTCCGCACGGGGATCCTCGAGGCGCAGGGACGCTTCGTGCTCGTCACCGACGCCGATCTCTCGACACCGATCGAGGAGCACGCGAAGCTCGCGGCGGCGGTCCGCGACGCCGACCTCGACGTCGCCATCGGCTCGCGCGGCCTCCCCTCGTCGGACGTGCAAGTGCGTCAGGGCCGCGTGCGACAGACGATGGGCCGCACCTTCAACCGGATCATCCGGAGCACGACGGGCTTGCCGTTCCTTGACACCCAGTGCGGCTTCAAGCTCATGGATCGCGAGCGCGTGCGCCCGATCGCCGAGAAAATGGTCGTCGACGGCTTCGCATTCGACGTCGAGCTGCTCTTCCTCTGCCGACGGTTCGGGCTCGCGGTGAAGGAGATACCGGTGACGTGGCGCGACGCGCCCGGCTCCAAGGTGTCGCTCGTCGGCGATCCGGTCCACATGCTCCTCGACGTCGCACGCATCCGCTGGCGTTTCCGTCGAGGCCTCTACAACCCGGAGGCGGCGGAGAGCGCGCCCGCGCGATGA
- the mfd gene encoding transcription-repair coupling factor: MSTGPAVLAPLAGVPAFAALEGALTGDAPAAVTGLTGAARAAALTLGVHRTRRKALLVVPDDAALAAWHRDLAAFAALSGRDPQGIVTLPALDADPYDDIPPHPEVERERLRALGRLRRGELDLLIVPARALLSWLRSPEEIAATARVLSAGDDIAPDRFVLEALHAGYRRVDAVAAPGEISRRGGIVDVFPPESDEPVRIEWFGDTVESIRSFDPDHQRSTGVLSRAVIGPAIENAATDDAMARLGTYLEGGLLRAREADAPVGPFRAKLDALREGGHLPGIEALAKLTAARPTGVLEHAKALALVLDEPERIEEELARAGYEMRASYEQSGDRVLPPPAELFIPEGDVVEALREASLSFRELLTEESGPRTVAWPARRARTFAGRMAEFARELKESPGRVLCVLRAAGAAKRLVEIFGEYDVAATQDRTASAGVVVAVAGLREGFELPEQAFTVYTEREIFGEERATSERKSKGRASFLSDFRDLKIGDHVVHVDHGVARYAGLGRPKGGSLNRDFMILEFQGGDRLFVPTDRLDLVQKYSGVAGHEPALDRLGGTGWEKVKSRVRKAVESMAKELLELYARRQAASGHAFAPDGPWQAELESGFPFELTPDQERALGEVKGDMERAKPMDRLLVGDVGFGKTEVAVRAAFKAIMDGKQVALLAPTTVLAAQHFETIRERFAPFPVKVGMVSRFRSADETRILLRALAAGEVDMIVGTHRMLSQDVAFKNLGLMIVDEEQRFGVAAKERLKQLVLGVDVLSMTATPIPRTLQMSLAGVRDLSVIETPPPGRSAIQTYLVPFRKNVIAQAIRQEMRRSGQVFFVHNRVETIPSLVRALRELVPEARLVVAHGQMPERELERVMLRFVHDEFDVLVTTTLIENGLDIPRANTILVNRADRLGLAQLYQLRGRVGRSDQHAYAYFLIPGRQGLSESARKRLKALQEFSELGSGFRLAAADLEIRGAGEFLGSRQHGHIASLGFDLYCRMLEQAVAALTGEVAPTRPPVSLHLGIDIKIPDSFMSDVGDRLSLYKRLSATREPADVDRLQAETEDRWGHLPVAGKNLFDLTRLRLVAESAGVKSVDVVDAKLQVRFLAEAPVDPARLVDLVARRRGALTPSGMVTLPAPDKAADRIRAIRDVLQDAVAPPA, from the coding sequence ATGAGCACCGGCCCCGCCGTCCTGGCGCCGCTCGCCGGGGTGCCCGCCTTCGCGGCGCTCGAAGGCGCGTTGACCGGAGACGCCCCCGCCGCAGTGACGGGGCTCACCGGAGCGGCGCGCGCCGCGGCGCTCACGCTCGGGGTGCACCGGACGCGGAGGAAGGCGCTCCTCGTCGTGCCGGACGATGCGGCGCTCGCCGCGTGGCACCGCGATCTCGCGGCGTTCGCCGCGCTCTCGGGACGGGATCCGCAGGGGATCGTCACGCTGCCGGCGCTCGATGCGGATCCGTACGACGACATCCCGCCGCACCCCGAAGTCGAGCGCGAGCGCCTGCGGGCGCTCGGCCGCCTGCGGCGGGGCGAGCTCGATCTCCTCATCGTTCCCGCGAGGGCGCTCCTCTCCTGGCTCCGCTCGCCGGAGGAGATCGCGGCGACCGCACGCGTCCTCAGCGCCGGCGACGACATCGCCCCGGACCGCTTCGTGCTCGAGGCGCTCCATGCGGGCTATCGCCGCGTCGACGCCGTGGCCGCACCCGGCGAGATCTCGCGCCGCGGCGGCATCGTCGACGTCTTTCCGCCCGAGTCCGACGAGCCGGTGCGGATCGAGTGGTTCGGCGACACGGTCGAGTCGATCCGGAGCTTTGACCCGGATCACCAGCGCTCGACGGGGGTCCTCTCCCGCGCCGTCATCGGCCCGGCGATCGAGAACGCGGCGACCGACGACGCGATGGCTCGCCTCGGCACGTATCTCGAAGGCGGCCTGCTTCGTGCGCGTGAGGCCGACGCCCCGGTCGGGCCGTTCCGTGCGAAGCTCGACGCGCTGCGCGAGGGGGGGCATCTGCCCGGCATCGAGGCGCTGGCCAAGCTCACCGCGGCGCGTCCCACCGGCGTTCTCGAGCACGCGAAGGCGCTCGCCCTCGTGCTCGACGAGCCGGAGCGCATCGAGGAGGAGCTGGCCCGGGCCGGGTACGAGATGCGTGCGTCGTACGAGCAGAGCGGCGATCGCGTCCTTCCGCCGCCCGCCGAGCTCTTCATACCCGAAGGTGACGTCGTCGAGGCGCTGCGCGAGGCCAGCCTCTCGTTTCGCGAGCTCCTCACGGAGGAGTCCGGGCCCCGGACGGTCGCGTGGCCTGCACGCCGTGCGCGCACCTTCGCGGGACGCATGGCCGAGTTCGCCCGCGAGCTCAAAGAGAGCCCGGGACGCGTGCTCTGCGTGCTCCGTGCGGCCGGCGCGGCCAAGCGGCTCGTCGAGATCTTCGGCGAGTACGACGTCGCAGCGACGCAGGATCGGACCGCGTCCGCGGGGGTCGTCGTCGCGGTCGCCGGCCTCCGCGAGGGGTTCGAGCTGCCGGAGCAGGCGTTCACCGTCTACACGGAGCGCGAGATCTTCGGTGAGGAGCGCGCGACCTCGGAGCGGAAGTCGAAGGGCCGCGCTTCGTTCCTCTCCGACTTCCGCGATCTCAAGATCGGCGATCACGTGGTTCACGTCGACCACGGCGTCGCGCGATACGCCGGGCTCGGGCGCCCGAAGGGCGGGAGCCTCAACCGCGACTTCATGATCCTGGAGTTCCAGGGCGGCGATCGCCTCTTCGTCCCCACGGACCGCCTCGACCTCGTGCAGAAGTACAGCGGCGTCGCCGGGCACGAGCCCGCGCTCGACAGGCTTGGCGGCACCGGGTGGGAGAAGGTCAAGAGCCGCGTCCGCAAGGCCGTGGAGTCGATGGCGAAGGAGCTGCTCGAGCTGTACGCGCGCCGCCAGGCGGCGAGCGGTCACGCCTTCGCGCCCGACGGTCCGTGGCAGGCCGAGCTCGAGTCGGGCTTCCCGTTCGAGCTGACGCCCGATCAGGAACGGGCTTTGGGCGAGGTAAAGGGGGACATGGAGCGGGCGAAGCCGATGGACCGTCTCCTCGTCGGCGACGTCGGCTTCGGCAAGACCGAGGTCGCGGTGCGCGCCGCGTTCAAGGCGATCATGGACGGGAAGCAGGTCGCGCTCCTGGCGCCGACGACGGTGCTCGCCGCGCAGCACTTCGAGACGATCCGCGAACGATTCGCGCCGTTTCCGGTCAAGGTCGGGATGGTGTCGCGCTTCAGGAGCGCAGACGAGACGAGGATCCTCCTCCGCGCGCTCGCAGCAGGCGAGGTCGACATGATCGTCGGCACCCACCGCATGCTGTCGCAGGACGTCGCCTTCAAGAACCTGGGGCTCATGATCGTCGACGAGGAGCAACGCTTCGGCGTCGCGGCGAAGGAACGATTGAAGCAGCTCGTCCTCGGCGTCGACGTCCTCTCGATGACCGCGACGCCGATCCCGCGCACGCTCCAGATGTCGCTCGCCGGCGTGCGCGACCTCTCGGTCATCGAGACGCCGCCGCCGGGCCGCTCGGCGATCCAGACGTACCTCGTGCCGTTCCGCAAGAACGTCATCGCACAGGCGATCCGCCAGGAGATGCGCCGCTCGGGCCAGGTCTTCTTCGTGCACAACCGCGTCGAGACGATCCCGTCGCTCGTGCGCGCGCTCAGGGAGCTCGTTCCCGAGGCCCGCCTCGTCGTCGCGCACGGGCAGATGCCCGAGCGCGAGCTCGAGCGCGTGATGCTCCGCTTCGTCCACGACGAGTTCGACGTGCTCGTGACGACGACGCTCATCGAGAACGGGCTCGACATCCCGCGCGCGAATACGATCCTGGTCAACCGCGCGGACCGTCTCGGGCTCGCCCAGCTCTACCAGCTTCGCGGACGCGTCGGACGAAGCGACCAGCACGCCTACGCCTACTTCCTCATCCCGGGCCGCCAGGGTCTCTCCGAATCGGCCCGCAAGCGGCTCAAGGCGCTCCAGGAGTTCAGCGAGCTGGGCTCGGGTTTCCGGCTCGCCGCCGCGGATCTCGAGATCCGCGGGGCGGGGGAGTTCCTGGGCTCGCGCCAGCATGGGCACATCGCATCGCTCGGGTTCGACCTCTATTGCCGCATGCTCGAGCAGGCGGTCGCGGCGCTCACCGGGGAGGTCGCCCCCACGAGGCCACCGGTGTCGCTCCACCTCGGCATCGACATCAAGATCCCCGACTCGTTCATGTCCGACGTCGGCGACCGGCTCTCGCTCTACAAACGTCTGTCGGCGACGCGCGAGCCCGCGGACGTCGACCGCCTCCAGGCGGAGACCGAAGATCGTTGGGGTCATCTCCCCGTCGCCGGGAAGAACCTCTTCGACCTCACGCGTCTCCGCCTCGTCGCCGAGAGCGCGGGGGTCAAGAGCGTCGACGTCGTCGACGCGAAGCTGCAGGTGCGGTTCCTGGCCGAGGCACCCGTCGACCCCGCGCGCCTCGTCGACCTCGTGGCGCGCCGCCGGGGTGCCTTGACCCCGTCGGGGATGGTGACGCTGCCGGCGCCGGACAAGGCGGCCGATCGCATCCGCGCGATTCGCGACGTGCTTCAGGACGCCGTCGCCCCGCCGGCCTGA
- a CDS encoding SurA N-terminal domain-containing protein — MSARDVFAVACLAVTLGCRGAGEDPAKRIIAEVGGKPVSAAQLDAFLAENLLQDPAAEPLPPGDLARVKSRLFDDYLDGELLYQEAQRRGIAVSDAELADYLTPETPESPATPEGRALALRDLTIQKLRESVVRAQLRVDDERVGRWLALHPLAEGEGQSGTLRTLRFASYPEAARVRSEIVGKKLSLEQAEEAYGADSLSDIDHAVDLGAFPDHIATAVKALAPGQVSQPLPFESSVLLFLLDPPQDPAEAEERRREQARQAISLDESEKIADALLEDLRKTTPVVRHADRLPFPYVAEGSAARAQ, encoded by the coding sequence GTGAGCGCCCGGGACGTCTTCGCCGTCGCATGCCTCGCCGTGACGCTCGGTTGCCGAGGTGCCGGCGAGGACCCCGCGAAGCGGATCATCGCCGAGGTCGGCGGCAAGCCGGTCTCGGCCGCCCAGCTCGACGCCTTCCTCGCCGAAAACCTCCTTCAAGACCCGGCGGCCGAGCCGCTGCCTCCCGGCGACCTCGCCCGGGTCAAGAGCCGGCTCTTCGACGACTACCTCGACGGCGAGCTCCTCTACCAGGAAGCGCAGCGCCGCGGCATCGCCGTCTCGGACGCCGAGCTCGCCGATTACCTGACGCCGGAAACGCCCGAATCGCCGGCGACGCCCGAGGGCCGCGCGCTCGCGCTCCGCGACCTCACGATCCAGAAGCTCCGCGAGTCGGTCGTTCGAGCGCAGCTCCGCGTCGATGACGAGCGGGTCGGCCGCTGGTTGGCCTTGCATCCGCTTGCCGAGGGAGAAGGCCAGAGCGGAACGCTGCGGACGCTGCGCTTCGCCTCGTACCCCGAGGCGGCACGGGTCCGCTCGGAGATCGTCGGCAAGAAGCTCTCGCTCGAGCAGGCGGAAGAGGCGTACGGCGCCGACTCCCTCTCGGACATCGACCATGCCGTCGATCTCGGCGCCTTTCCCGACCACATCGCCACCGCGGTCAAGGCGCTGGCTCCCGGTCAGGTCAGCCAGCCGCTCCCGTTCGAGTCGAGCGTCCTGCTCTTTCTCCTGGATCCGCCGCAAGATCCCGCCGAGGCGGAAGAGCGCCGGCGCGAGCAGGCGCGGCAGGCGATTTCCCTCGACGAGTCCGAGAAGATCGCGGACGCGCTCCTGGAGGATCTCCGGAAGACGACCCCGGTCGTCCGGCACGCGGACCGGCTCCCGTTCCCCTATGTGGCGGAAGGCTCCGCCGCCCGTGCACAATGA
- a CDS encoding peptidyl-prolyl cis-trans isomerase: protein MIRSGLRRALVPAIAVALLASGRPRAEVIEEIVAKINDDVVTKSDLDTEEQGILQELYRSLSGAELDAQVAKAKKLVLRQLIDRKVLLQQASHLFDTTKMKDFYLQQFMSQQNIKSEKDLEKMLSQEGMTLAEWKQKLVEYFAPKEVLRAEVGDHIAISEADTRAYYDAHADDFAVPAVATVREIVITGGSNAEAARARAAAAHDKVTAPGADFNALTSELSEAGTKASGGLLGTIKHGDLAAPLESAAFSQPVGSISPVIEVEGNFFILKVDARTEAGKKPFDDVKDEIETKLRNQRFEAESKVYLQKAWTQATIWVSPKYEARLAPAD, encoded by the coding sequence ATGATCCGCTCCGGCCTCCGCCGCGCGCTCGTCCCGGCGATCGCCGTCGCCTTGCTGGCGTCGGGCCGGCCGCGTGCCGAAGTGATCGAAGAGATCGTCGCGAAGATCAACGACGACGTCGTCACGAAATCAGACCTCGACACCGAGGAGCAGGGGATCCTCCAGGAGCTCTACCGGAGCCTCTCCGGCGCGGAGCTCGACGCGCAGGTCGCCAAGGCGAAGAAGCTCGTGCTCCGCCAGCTCATCGACCGGAAGGTCCTCCTCCAGCAGGCGAGCCACCTCTTCGACACCACCAAGATGAAGGACTTCTACCTCCAGCAGTTCATGAGCCAGCAGAACATCAAGAGCGAGAAGGACCTCGAGAAGATGCTGTCGCAGGAGGGGATGACCCTCGCCGAGTGGAAGCAGAAGCTCGTCGAGTACTTCGCGCCGAAAGAAGTCCTACGGGCGGAGGTCGGCGATCACATCGCGATCTCCGAGGCCGACACTCGCGCCTATTACGACGCCCATGCCGACGACTTCGCGGTGCCGGCCGTGGCGACGGTGCGGGAGATCGTCATCACCGGCGGCTCGAACGCCGAGGCGGCCCGCGCCCGCGCCGCCGCCGCGCACGACAAGGTGACGGCGCCGGGGGCGGATTTCAACGCGCTCACGTCCGAGCTGTCGGAGGCGGGAACGAAAGCGTCCGGAGGCCTCCTCGGAACGATCAAGCACGGCGACCTCGCCGCACCGCTCGAGTCGGCGGCGTTCTCGCAGCCGGTCGGATCGATCAGCCCCGTCATCGAGGTCGAAGGCAACTTCTTCATCCTCAAAGTCGATGCGCGCACCGAGGCCGGGAAGAAGCCGTTCGACGACGTGAAAGACGAGATCGAGACGAAGCTGCGGAACCAGCGGTTCGAGGCCGAGTCGAAGGTCTATCTTCAGAAGGCGTGGACTCAGGCGACGATCTGGGTCTCCCCGAAGTACGAGGCGCGGCTCGCCCCCGCAGATTAA
- a CDS encoding RNA chaperone Hfq: MVNRKLVRPNLAEMKERFAPPRPPQGVAAPAGVPVPERDAPEHAPASAPGPGAPQGGPRDQHKRRQVPPENTSAEAFYYVKQMTGRTPMVVILDNGTELRGHIEWYDRNCIKVNREGAPNLLVYKHAIRYMYKQEEETQAR, from the coding sequence ATGGTCAACCGAAAGCTCGTACGTCCCAACTTGGCGGAGATGAAAGAGCGCTTCGCCCCGCCCCGTCCGCCGCAAGGTGTGGCGGCGCCGGCGGGTGTGCCCGTTCCCGAGCGCGACGCGCCGGAGCATGCTCCGGCGAGCGCTCCCGGCCCCGGGGCCCCTCAAGGCGGGCCGCGCGACCAGCACAAGCGGCGCCAGGTCCCGCCGGAGAACACGAGCGCAGAGGCGTTCTACTACGTCAAGCAGATGACCGGCCGCACGCCGATGGTCGTGATCCTCGACAACGGTACAGAGCTTCGCGGCCACATCGAGTGGTACGACCGGAACTGCATCAAGGTCAATCGGGAGGGGGCGCCGAACCTCCTCGTCTACAAGCACGCCATCCGCTACATGTACAAGCAGGAAGAAGAAACCCAGGCGCGCTGA
- a CDS encoding inositol monophosphatase family protein — MSSEEVALEAAAAGGEVLRRRFAEHRGLTIETKARHDYVTEVDREAEAAIVEVLRRRTPGHAILAEEGSLGAKDSEHRWIVDPLDGTTNFIHGVPTFAVSIGLTDANGLLAGVVLDPCRDETFHAVRGGGAFLNGVPIRCAATPGLESALLATGFPFREMSNLPGYLAAFERFVRVTAGLRRAGSASLDLAYTACGRYDGFFEVGLFPWDLAGGCLLVVEAGGIVSDVHGGADALAAGSVVAAGAALHAAMLEVTLRTL; from the coding sequence TTGAGCTCCGAAGAGGTCGCCCTCGAGGCCGCGGCCGCGGGCGGCGAGGTGCTGCGGCGGCGCTTCGCCGAGCACCGGGGTCTCACGATCGAGACGAAGGCGCGGCACGACTACGTGACCGAGGTCGATCGCGAGGCGGAGGCGGCGATCGTCGAGGTGCTGAGGCGGAGAACGCCCGGTCACGCCATTCTCGCGGAGGAAGGATCGCTCGGCGCGAAGGACTCCGAGCACCGCTGGATCGTCGATCCGCTCGACGGAACGACGAACTTCATCCACGGCGTTCCCACCTTCGCGGTCTCGATCGGCCTGACCGACGCGAACGGCCTTCTCGCCGGTGTCGTCCTCGATCCGTGCCGCGACGAGACGTTCCACGCCGTCCGCGGCGGAGGTGCGTTCCTGAACGGCGTTCCCATCCGGTGCGCGGCGACGCCCGGCCTGGAGTCGGCGCTCCTCGCGACCGGGTTTCCGTTCCGCGAGATGTCGAACTTGCCGGGGTACCTCGCGGCGTTCGAGAGGTTCGTCCGTGTCACCGCGGGTCTGAGGCGCGCCGGCTCGGCCTCGCTCGATCTCGCCTACACCGCGTGCGGACGCTACGACGGCTTCTTCGAGGTCGGCCTCTTTCCGTGGGACCTCGCGGGCGGTTGCCTCCTCGTCGTCGAGGCGGGCGGGATCGTGAGCGATGTGCACGGGGGAGCGGACGCTCTTGCGGCCGGGTCGGTCGTCGCCGCGGGCGCGGCTCTCCACGCGGCGATGCTCGAGGTGACGCTGCGGACGCTGTGA